Genomic window (Oryza sativa Japonica Group chromosome 3, ASM3414082v1):
agaagaaatacTTTGGTCACCAGACATCCCCTGCTGTTCATTTTTCAGAGTACAGACAATTTCTTTATGTAGAAACTTCGCTGCGTTAAATTCATGATCTCCTAAAGTTCCTCCCACGACTGTCTGAAATGCCATTTTGCTGCTTGACTAAAGAAATGAATATTATGACGATCAAAGACATGGCCTACAACCCCTGGCATGTGTTATGTCACAGATTGTTTAGATACTTTGCCTAAATCCTGCCATTATTCACCTGGACAGTACAACTAAGTTCTTCAATTCTCATTTGCAAGAATGTGAACATACAAAAACATATTATACAGAGTTATGAGTTTGAAACTTTTGAATATGACAACATGCACTAATGCAAAGATGAAGACCAGTTTTCACTCTAAACAACAGTTGGAATCATATTGATTCTGGCAATTTACAGGACgcaataaatttttttgaagtgGTGCGCAGATGAAGCCCCCCATCCCCACccctcaaaaaataaataacggCAGCAGGCAAATAATTTAAAGACATTCAGGTCCTTAATTGCTATTCATCAATCAGCCAATACACATGTAATTGCGTAATACTTAATCAGGGTTGACAACATGGGGAACACAACTCTCACCTTTGAACCAAATCACTTCCAGTGCCATTTTGAAATATGTATCCACAAAAGGCTGTCTTTTCACAAATTTCAGATGCGTCGCTTGCAATTTCTAAATTGAAGAAATCCTCAATAAGCTTGTACTTTTCAGTGTTACAAGAAACTGTATTGGCACTGGCACATAAGTTATCCTTGTGCAAGATACTTGAATTATGGTTTTCTAAGCTGTGTTCCCTGCAAAGAGTACAGTTGTTCAGGTTGCATCCCAGATGGCCGTTCCCTGCAACTGAAACCCCATTATCCATTTCATCTCCATTGACCTTCGGAAATACAAGTTTAGTGCCATTATGATTCTTAAAAAGAGGAGGTATCCTCATCTTAAACTTCTGGTTACTCTGTTGTCTGACCAAATGATCTGAACCTTCTCCTAAATGCCCATTGCTCTTGTACCTATCATGTAACTGCTTAATACCAAACTCAACGGAATCTGTAAAATTTGGGACATCCTCTGCTGAATAATCAGGCAAACCTTTCTTCCCAGAAAAATATTCCATTCCATCCTTTTCCTCATAATCACCTACAGAAGAAAACCTAGCTATTTGACCATTGGGGGACAACTCCATTTTTGTTCGAATTGCAACACAATCATCTTCGGAATTGCATGAACATAAATCACCTGAAGAGTCATCACTGCAACTGCTACCACTACCAAGCGAACCAGCACAATTAAAGTCTCCCGAAGTCTGCAAAACCTCTTCCTCCATACAAAGTCTTCGATGCAGAATGTCCTCCTTGTATTGTGGGGGTGACTGCGGACTAGAATTTGTGAAGGATAGACTCGGTTCTACCAGCttgttcatcaaatttgatgaaactCCATTTGTATGTAAGTTTCCAGTGCCATCTTCCATCTCACAAAAAGAATCAGCATGCGAAATGGCTACAAAATTTAGTGGAGGAAGTTGCTGGGAAGAATTCAAGTGCAACTTTAAAGGAGCCTGGTATATATTCCCTTCATGTGAGGATTCTGTGGTAACACCATTAGCACTGTAACATGCACCATCAGTGAAAGATAAGTCAGATTCCAAAATGTTTGAGCTGCTCCCACCTTCTGACGTCTGTACCAAGTCTGAGATGTCCTTTGAGTTCTTTTGAGCTTTCTGCATTTTCTTTTGTTCCTCATACCTTCCATTGCTACTGTTGAACTCTATGTAAAGGTTGTCAGGTTCTGTATTCTCCATGTTTTCATCCATCCACTCCTTAAATTCACGCAGCCAATCAGTTGATTTCTCTTTCTTCAATAATTCAGCTGTATTGATCAACGAAGTAATTTTTATGTCATTATCAGCACCTGCAACTTCATCCTTCTTAGAACTGTCACTTTCGTGGGGGGTGGTCTGCTGGTCCACACCTTCATCACAAAGACTTCTCTCTTCCTCCACAATTAAGGCAAGTCGAGAAATCTTTTTCTACAGCAAATAGAAGGGCAAACAGACTATCGTTAAAGAGATATCAGCAAATTTTGCAGAGTACAAATGCAGGATGCCCTACTTTTGCAGAGTTGTTTCAATTTAGTAGCGTTTAATAGATGGTGTTATATCTTGCATTTCTCGAAACAAGATTACCATAATATGTCAATGGGAAATCTCTGTTAAAACTAGTGAATACCCCGGGTGTTGTAGCGGGAAatttaaaaatactttaaaGAAAACACAaggaaaataatttgtaaattatatactTGTAATGCCTGAAAAACAATATTTTGAGCTCATAGTAATTGATTTAGAATTGCAATTGTACATGACACATGGATTTATCAAGCATGAGAGGATCCAATGGCTATTACTTTTCTAAGTGACATGGTTCAATGCACATTGAGTTTTATATCAATAACTACAATAAGTGGGTTGTAAATGTACATGACACATGATTGAGATCAAAACATGCAAGAGATCCATAGGCTACTATTTTCTAAATGATGTGGCCCAATGCATGTCAAGCTTTTGGTTCCAACTATATAGGATATATAGAtatgcccccccccccaaaaaaaactgAGGCTATAAGAAACCAGCTTCTGCATGTGAAATAAACAAATCGTAAGCATGAGAAGAGATCACTATGCAATATTTCTATTGGTAATGAGATAAACCGCTCTAACTAACAGTTCTTGAATATTTTCTGTCGCATACAATAGATGAATTTTGTGGCAGATGTTAACTTACCATCTTTGAATTTGATGTGTCTTCATCCTCATGGTCATCTTTTGCAGGAAAATAAAATCCATAGCCAGCAGGTTGCTTTTGCCTGCTTGAAAACAGTACTTGTTTTTCCCAGTACTCCTGTGTGTTCATACCTTTATCATCTAACTTCAACTGAGGCAGAAAAAGGTACAGAACAGAGCTGTCATATCACTCTAATACTGTGGAAGAGACTATTATGATGGAGAacataaagaaaaaaacatgagaaaatAATGCAATTTGATGACTACTCACACTTTCTGAGTTGTGGAGAAAACTGAAAACACGTGCTCGATACCAACGAGCACAGCAGATTGGGTTGCCTTCCAACCATAGGTTCTGTAGCAAAAAAAGGCTACCAAGTATTTCCAGCTCCGAGAAATTTGAGATGATGTTGTAAGACAGATCAAGGTCCATAAGCGACTTTAGATTTTTGATCCCATGTAGTGTAGTTAAAGCATTATTTCTCAGTACAAGTTGCACAATTCGACCGCAAGCCTGCACGGAAGTAACATGCCATCAAACAAAAACAACAGTACGGGAAACAAGCTCGCCGGTTTAGCAATATTCCAAAGGTATTCAAAAGAAAAGACATTTTACCTCACTCAAGGATGATATAGAGCGCAAATGATTAAATCCAAGATCTAGATTTCGTAGCTTTGTGCATTTCCGCAGATTATCCACCTTTGCAAACTGGTTCCGACTAAGATCAAGGGTTTCAACTGCAGGTAACAACTGCAATGACTCATCCATGAGCACCAGACCATTTGAAGCACATGATACATACAACAGCCGACCCCATACGGGTGAGTCCTTGATATCCATGATCCTGCTCGTGAAGATATGCCTAAGAGCATCCTGAAGTAGTGCAAAACTGAACTGTTACATGGCCATGGACAGTATTGTTGCATTGTGTGGAAATGAACAAAAAGGAAGCCTAATCAGAAGAATTGTTTGACCAATGCAACTAACTGTGCAACTTCTTCCTCTATTAACTTTTTTGCTGCTACTGAGCTTTTGTTTGTGTACCAATAAAAGATCCAAGCAATGGCACTGCCCAGTAAATTGCAGCCTCTAAAGCCACAACCAAATATTGAGGTTCTCAGGCTATATGCTCTAAACAGTCAATTATATGTCTCTACTAGTAATTACACGGTCCatccacacacacaaacacttTGTTTGTTTCCAATCAACAGTGTTTTAGTTGTTTATAATGGGTACCCTGTGATAATTACCTAGACAAGATGACTTATTACAGCATTATTACCTTAAATGACCACTGCGGACTCCACTGAAACCTCTAACTCAGATAAATGACAAATTGCCTAAGTTTTCCTCAGTAAATTTGCAAAGGAGTATGTCAAGAAGCATAACCCTATTTTCAGCTGCATGAAAGCATACACAAGACAAACGTACAAAGATATTAAATGGCTACAGTGCCACACAACTTCTGCATTCAGAGATTAACTAAGCACGTcaggagggtaattgcagcgAGCACAAAAGGGACAGACGCTACAATTGCAATACTGTGGAGTGCACCATGTGCCACAAACCCACAACACAAGCCTGAATGTGATCAGAACTTAGTATTGCAAAGATGCTCACAATTCTCTAGTCCAGAGAAACAGCATGTGGATTAGATTGCTATCAAATTCATATTCACCAGAGGGGTGCTTGATGATAACCTAAAGACCTAGCAGCATCCCGTTAAATCCCATGGGTTACAATGGAAACATTAGTAACCATCAAATGCTTGTGGCGTCATGTCATATGTCATACTAGTATCTTAGAACTCGGAAAATGGGCAAATTCACCCATAGAAAAGCCAGTAACATGCTGAGTAACTATAGTACAATACTTGTAATATATGTGCCAGCCACCAGGATGGGTCAGATCCTAGGAACATAGTATTGATTGTGGCTTTGTGGTCTGTGGGGCATAGGTGGGATAACACTTAAAACCAGTTCGTTGGATGTAGAAGAACCAGACTGCAAACAATAAGCACAATTCACACTTAATATAGTTCATAGTTTAGTATGAGATCAAAACTAGCGCCTCTGCTCACCATGTGAATTGCCGGAAACAACGAATTAAGTAGCTGCAGGATCAGAATTACTGGGGAACATGTCGTAATCGCACCGTGGAATTGTAACAGATGAGCTTCTCGAGGGTGTGGCGGAGGTCGAGCAGGCccctggcggcggaggaggtggagaggtCGCACCCACGCAGCTCGAGCACGCGCAGGCGCGCGAACGGCACGAGTGATAGCGGCGCCGGGTCCCGCCCCGGCCCGGGGGCCACGACCTTGAGCGACGTGAGCAGGCGCAGGATCCGGCGGAGCTGCTCGAGCGCGCGGTGGTCGCCGAGGTCGGCGACGTAGGCGCGGAGGTAGTCGACgggcgcgccggcgccgaccgccTCCAGCTCCCGCAGCGCCTCGAGGCGGGAGGCGACGTAGTGGAGCCCCACGGGGTGGAGTCGCAGGGTGACGGAGCCGTCGAGCAGCGCCCCGGCGTTGCGGCCCACGAAGCGGACCAGCAAGTCGAGGTAGCGGTcgccggtgaccggcggcgcgccCCCCGCACGGccagccgccatcgccgccgtcgggatcgggctagggtttggggaccCGCCGCATCGGCGAATGGGGGCGGAGCGGACGCcggggagggaagaggtggtggtggtggtggtggcgacggaggAGGAAACGGACACGGCCGCGCTAGTATGATTGGGGACACGCGGGCTCGTGGGGGAGGGAACGGAAGGCGACGGGGTGCGGCCGTGCAGCCAGGCCGCGCGGTTGCCAGTGGGTAACTGGCAAGTTTCGGCTGGCACCTCGCGGATCGCTGTGCTGTGATCTCCTTCGGAGAAGCTCCCGGTTTGTGGAGGCCAAAACGGACGGAATCGCGAGAGTTTCCCGTGTAAACTTTGGGTCGGTTCGAGCCGGACGGACTGCCGGAGCGACGGGTTGTGGCACTGGTCTGTGCTCCCGTGCGCTGTGTGCGGCAGTTTCCGGCGCTAAAGCTTTGCGTTGTGAGATGTGCCGCCCTCGCTGGCTTGGCGTGTCCACTCCAGGAGAAGGCCTCTTTTGGTGTTACCTACAGAAGCGTTTGTCCTGGTCTTAGCTGCCGCGTGAGGCGGGGGATCGCTTTCCCCGGACCGCGCCCCGTCTTCTCGTGATCGCGTCAGGTGATGCTTCATCAGTTCAGCGTTGTTTCAGGCTCCTACGCGCGCATGTTGGTTCACCAGATCAGAGTTGTTCTCGTCCGAGAATTATATTACTTTTTTTCTTGTACTTTAGATCAGATATGATCAGAATTAGATCCGATGAGCTATTGTTTCTTCGGCGGCTGGATGACCACCTGCCTGAGTGTTATTGCTGTATTCCTTCTCGTAGAACATGGTATGTTTCCTCGTAATTTCACTAGGATAACatatggcatattttggcaGTGTGGGCAGTGCTATTATCAGCGACTCTATCTTGCAGGATCACGATTCAATCCTTACTCGCTCTCGCGTTGCCCACATGTCCCCTTCCAGAATTTAATGAGCCACATGTCGACCGCATGCGCCGTTTAGCATGCCACGCTAGACGCTACAATGAACTAATAATGAAGTCAAATTTGTTTATTCCCTGCCTTGCCAGATTCAAATCAAGGTGTGGCTGCATCCACGGTATCCTAGGAGAAACTAGCTGTATTTTTTGGCATGTTCACACGAATGTTAGTTCTACAAACGAAAAGCATGAATAATAGTATCGGGCTGATCCTGTGTAGCAGTACTGCAGTAGCACTGGGGAGGAAACGTATCCTGAAGGCCTTGTTTGCCAAGGCTGAAAATTCTCAGGACCTTAGGGATATGGGCTTTGGCGAAGATGGCCGAAGAGTTTGAGCGTCATGTTGTAACGGGAGAAAGTCTACAAGACGTCCTTCACATACAAGCCTAGtctaatttttttctcaaccCCAAAACAAGGTACAGCATTACAGCACCCATATTAAGAATTAAAACCGGTTCAATTTACCTCTTTCAGTGTTTTGTTTCCTGGGTTTATCCCATGTGATATGTTGATCGGTTAACCAATGTTAACGTATTGTCCACATAAGCACCAATGCGAGTGTaagtaaagaaaaaaagaaaaaagaaaagcaacggGCTTACATGTCATGTCATTCCCTcactctccctcctccccacccccAAACTCGAGGAAGGCATGCCGAGGGTGGGTGCGGAGCTCCGAGAGGATAAGCTCGTGTTCATCATCGGTGACATGGGAACAACAGGGCTTACGGATCGCACGGGTGGAGCTTGAGCTCGCCAACAACTGTGCCCAAATGAAGAAGCTCATGCTCATATGTCATCAGCGACGGTGGCACCATTGAAGGTGGCAGTGCCCCACGATGGAGTTTGAGCTCTGCGACAATATCAACTTCTTGAGAAGGTCCTAACCCTACGGTAGCTTACCTTtctgagggagagagaaaagggggagaagagcagaggagagagaggatttTATTTCGTGTGCatcccatttttttttatttttgataagaGACCTCCCTACGGCTACAcctattttttttgagaaaagtatgaattacccctctgaactatcacggtcgaccgaattacacccCTTAACACGAAAACCAGATATTgttcaccctgaactttcaataccggacgaattacccccctcgatctaattcagagcggttttgtcctatgtggcGTACCCGTGGCAacccagtcagcattttctatt
Coding sequences:
- the LOC4332100 gene encoding uncharacterized protein isoform X2; translation: MDALRHIFTSRIMDIKDSPVWGRLLYVSCASNGLVLMDESLQLLPAVETLDLSRNQFAKVDNLRKCTKLRNLDLGFNHLRSISSLSEACGRIVQLVLRNNALTTLHGIKNLKSLMDLDLSYNIISNFSELEILGSLFLLQNLWLEGNPICCARWYRARVFSFLHNSESLKLDDKGMNTQEYWEKQVLFSSRQKQPAGYGFYFPAKDDHEDEDTSNSKMKKISRLALIVEEERSLCDEGVDQQTTPHESDSSKKDEVAGADNDIKITSLINTAELLKKEKSTDWLREFKEWMDENMENTEPDNLYIEFNSSNGRYEEQKKMQKAQKNSKDISDLVQTSEGGSSSNILESDLSFTDGACYSANGVTTESSHEGNIYQAPLKLHLNSSQQLPPLNFVAISHADSFCEMEDGTGNLHTNGVSSNLMNKLVEPSLSFTNSSPQSPPQYKEDILHRRLCMEEEVLQTSGDFNCAGSLGSGSSCSDDSSGDLCSCNSEDDCVAIRTKMELSPNGQIARFSSVGDYEEKDGMEYFSGKKGLPDYSAEDVPNFTDSVEFGIKQLHDRYKSNGHLGEGSDHLVRQQSNQKFKMRIPPLFKNHNGTKLVFPKVNGDEMDNGVSVAGNGHLGCNLNNCTLCREHSLENHNSSILHKDNLCASANTVSCNTEKYKLIEDFFNLEIASDASEICEKTAFCGYIFQNGTGSDLVQREVALLRCSQNKLHVVLVDMAQDGQDTMLRVLGSYWMEDLENILIGLGLQALRVHMADNTTHLFLTRTSKEAEDILWLLTASNFPQLTSSISLQSWEKVQLKLLENCIHPSLEMGIFLYSLLMFWKNDTEEGSFVIRSLAVTEGSLFVCIENIHQFGSLPDDPDTPYFSLDACCFINDIQEVVVDHCDKRCLTLVLDNHAHEGRFCSNGSITNSQSKQPDEIYTVHTWKLKWFSEETVVKFISLLKALYSVSSSSSLPVKCTS
- the LOC4332100 gene encoding uncharacterized protein isoform X1; this translates as MAAGRAGGAPPVTGDRYLDLLVRFVGRNAGALLDGSVTLRLHPVGLHYVASRLEALRELEAVGAGAPVDYLRAYVADLGDHRALEQLRRILRLLTSLKVVAPGPGRDPAPLSLVPFARLRVLELRGCDLSTSSAARGLLDLRHTLEKLICYNSTDALRHIFTSRIMDIKDSPVWGRLLYVSCASNGLVLMDESLQLLPAVETLDLSRNQFAKVDNLRKCTKLRNLDLGFNHLRSISSLSEACGRIVQLVLRNNALTTLHGIKNLKSLMDLDLSYNIISNFSELEILGSLFLLQNLWLEGNPICCARWYRARVFSFLHNSESLKLDDKGMNTQEYWEKQVLFSSRQKQPAGYGFYFPAKDDHEDEDTSNSKMKKISRLALIVEEERSLCDEGVDQQTTPHESDSSKKDEVAGADNDIKITSLINTAELLKKEKSTDWLREFKEWMDENMENTEPDNLYIEFNSSNGRYEEQKKMQKAQKNSKDISDLVQTSEGGSSSNILESDLSFTDGACYSANGVTTESSHEGNIYQAPLKLHLNSSQQLPPLNFVAISHADSFCEMEDGTGNLHTNGVSSNLMNKLVEPSLSFTNSSPQSPPQYKEDILHRRLCMEEEVLQTSGDFNCAGSLGSGSSCSDDSSGDLCSCNSEDDCVAIRTKMELSPNGQIARFSSVGDYEEKDGMEYFSGKKGLPDYSAEDVPNFTDSVEFGIKQLHDRYKSNGHLGEGSDHLVRQQSNQKFKMRIPPLFKNHNGTKLVFPKVNGDEMDNGVSVAGNGHLGCNLNNCTLCREHSLENHNSSILHKDNLCASANTVSCNTEKYKLIEDFFNLEIASDASEICEKTAFCGYIFQNGTGSDLVQREVALLRCSQNKLHVVLVDMAQDGQDTMLRVLGSYWMEDLENILIGLGLQALRVHMADNTTHLFLTRTSKEAEDILWLLTASNFPQLTSSISLQSWEKVQLKLLENCIHPSLEMGIFLYSLLMFWKNDTEEGSFVIRSLAVTEGSLFVCIENIHQFGSLPDDPDTPYFSLDACCFINDIQEVVVDHCDKRCLTLVLDNHAHEGRFCSNGSITNSQSKQPDEIYTVHTWKLKWFSEETVVKFISLLKALYSVSSSSSLPVKCTS